The following proteins are encoded in a genomic region of bacterium:
- a CDS encoding peptidylprolyl isomerase, with protein sequence MFKLLRSRAKFFYWIIAVSFILFTFIVWGAQCNRQDNSRKQGPTWVGSVNGVKITTGEWDNTYRNYLARMRSAYQTSSLTTNQRAQASETVWQGLVRTKLEDEEIARLRLTVDDAEIIDVLKNNPPPDLLAQFTTAEGEVDLDAYHAELANPQRDWTGVEAYLRAMLPRQKLAESIAAGVTVSDQEIRDEYYRRNMKGIAEYVAVLFKDLTIDEQPTAEEIAAYYAEHESDFIEPEKVSVQLVTFLKDPSELDDSEVRELALEVRQEILDGTMDFEEAAAIYSEDGTKDEGGDLGTFDRERMVDEFSEAAFALPVGELSGPVKTQFGYHLIEVLERFEEDGEVARVHARHILLKITAGDETLTDIYERAQAFRKDALDIGFAEAAEDAALEVLHPRPLREGSDIPGFRNTIPGTMFAFSSSLGDIGRVMETEEFFYVIENLEYLPEGPAPLADVESAVIAKIGRARKSALAEQKLAPAVAALQAGGAFDGVAAEFGLTHAVTDTFTATGNIQDVGFNSDFNRAALDNEPGVLVEKVETNRGIFAMKVLWKSAFDEAAFAAEAASIHDSLFAARQNEAVEKWYQDKLATAKVDDRRYLLYAD encoded by the coding sequence ATGTTCAAACTGCTGCGGTCGCGGGCGAAGTTCTTCTACTGGATCATCGCCGTCTCCTTCATCCTGTTCACGTTCATCGTGTGGGGCGCGCAATGCAACCGCCAGGACAACTCCCGCAAACAGGGTCCCACCTGGGTCGGTTCGGTCAACGGCGTGAAGATCACCACCGGCGAATGGGACAACACCTACCGCAACTATCTGGCCCGGATGCGCAGCGCATACCAGACCAGCTCGCTGACCACCAACCAGCGCGCCCAGGCCTCCGAGACGGTCTGGCAGGGCCTGGTACGCACCAAGCTGGAGGACGAAGAGATCGCCCGCCTCCGCCTCACCGTGGACGACGCCGAGATCATCGATGTCCTGAAGAACAATCCGCCGCCGGATCTCCTCGCGCAGTTCACCACGGCCGAGGGCGAAGTGGATCTGGACGCCTACCACGCGGAGCTGGCCAACCCCCAGCGGGACTGGACGGGAGTCGAGGCCTACCTGCGCGCCATGCTGCCCCGCCAGAAGCTCGCCGAGTCTATCGCCGCCGGTGTAACGGTATCCGACCAGGAGATCCGGGACGAGTACTACAGGCGGAACATGAAGGGCATCGCCGAGTACGTCGCCGTGCTCTTCAAGGACCTGACCATAGACGAACAGCCGACAGCGGAGGAGATCGCCGCCTACTACGCCGAGCACGAGAGCGATTTCATCGAGCCGGAGAAGGTCTCCGTGCAGCTGGTGACCTTCCTCAAGGATCCCAGCGAGCTGGACGACAGCGAGGTCCGGGAGCTGGCCCTGGAAGTGCGGCAGGAGATCCTGGACGGCACCATGGACTTCGAGGAGGCGGCCGCCATCTATTCCGAGGACGGCACCAAGGACGAAGGCGGCGACCTCGGCACCTTCGACCGCGAACGCATGGTCGACGAGTTCTCCGAGGCGGCCTTCGCCCTGCCCGTGGGCGAGCTCAGCGGGCCCGTCAAGACCCAGTTCGGCTACCACCTGATCGAGGTTCTCGAGCGCTTCGAGGAGGATGGCGAGGTGGCGCGCGTACACGCCCGCCACATCCTCTTGAAGATCACCGCCGGCGACGAGACCCTCACCGACATCTACGAACGCGCCCAGGCCTTCCGCAAGGATGCCCTCGACATCGGTTTCGCCGAGGCCGCCGAGGATGCGGCGCTCGAAGTGCTGCACCCCCGCCCCCTGCGCGAGGGCAGCGACATCCCCGGCTTCCGCAACACCATCCCGGGGACGATGTTCGCCTTCAGCTCCAGCCTTGGCGACATCGGCCGCGTGATGGAGACCGAGGAGTTCTTCTACGTGATCGAGAACCTGGAGTACCTGCCCGAGGGGCCCGCTCCCCTGGCGGACGTCGAGTCGGCGGTCATCGCTAAGATCGGCCGCGCCCGGAAAAGCGCCCTGGCCGAACAGAAGCTCGCCCCCGCCGTGGCCGCCCTGCAGGCAGGCGGGGCATTCGACGGTGTCGCCGCCGAGTTCGGCCTGACCCACGCCGTGACCGACACCTTCACCGCCACCGGGAACATCCAGGACGTGGGCTTCAATTCCGACTTCAACCGCGCCGCCCTGGACAACGAGCCTGGCGTGCTGGTCGAGAAGGTGGAGACGAACCGGGGTATCTTCGCCATGAAGGTGCTGTGGAAGTCGGCGTTCGACGAGGCCGCCTTCGCCGCCGAGGCGGCCTCCATCCACGACTCCCTGTTCGCTGCCCGGCAGAACGAGGCCGTCGAGAAGTGGTACCAGGACAAGTTGGCCACAGCCAAGGTCGACGACCGGCGCTATCTGCTCTACGCCGATTGA